A region of Periophthalmus magnuspinnatus isolate fPerMag1 chromosome 13, fPerMag1.2.pri, whole genome shotgun sequence DNA encodes the following proteins:
- the med17 gene encoding mediator of RNA polymerase II transcription subunit 17, with protein MSGGPAVRVSIESSCEKQVQEVALDGTETYVPPLSMSQNLSRLAQRIDFTQGSGSEDEVEAEPREREWTKHETDEEEGTVKFQPSLWPWDSVRNNLRGALTEMCVLYDVLSVLKEKKYMALDPVSQDPSAGKSPQVLQLISKKRSLSTAAAVLLRGAEKLSKSVAENMENRRQRDFNSELLRLRSQWKLRKVGDKILGDLSYRSAGSLFPHHGTFEVIKNTDIDLDKKVPEDYCPLNVQIPSDLEGSAYIKVSIQKQAPDIGDLGTISLFRRQPKSKAGAQPWHVKLEAAQNVLLCKEIFAQLSREAVQIKSQIPHIVVKNQIISQPFPGLQLSISLCHSSGEKKSQRAAPEKPKADDHLYVLEHNLHQMIREFHKQQLSSVLMPHPATAPFGHKRLRLAGPQAYTKAQISSVQQGQGLLEKIIKQAKHIFLRSRTARTIDSLASRIEDPQIQAHWSNINDVYESSVKVLITSQGYEQICKSIQLQLNIGVEQIRVVHRDGRVVTLSHQEQELQDFLLSQMSQHQVHAVQQLAKVMGWHVLSFSNHVGLGSIESVGNASAVTVASPNGDYAISVRNGPESGCKVLVQFPRNQSKELQKGDVVLDSKWSHLRGPYREVHWSKMEGRNFVYKMELLMAALTPAP; from the exons ATGTCCGGGGGTCCAGCTGTGCGCGTGAGCATCGAGTCCTCCTGTGAGAAGCAGGTGCAGGAGGTGGCTTTGGACGGGACAGAGACTTATGTACCTCCTCTGTCCATGTCTCAGAACCTGTCCCGACTAGCCCAGCGTATAGATTTCACCCAgggttctgggtctgaggacgAAGTAGAGGCAGAGCCCAGGGAGCGCGAGTGGACCAAACACGAGACAGACGAGGAGGAAG GTACAGTGAAGTTCCAGCCCTCCCTGTGGCCCTGGGACTCTGTGAGGAACAACCTGCGTGGCGCCCTGACTGAGATGTGTGTGCTGTATGACGTTCTGAGTGTGCTCAAAGAGAAGAAGTACATGGCCCTGGACCCCGTGTCCCAGGACCCCTCTGCCGGCAAG AGCCCTCAGGTGCTCCAACTCATCAGTAAGAAGCGCTCCCTGAGCACGGCTGCAGCGGTCCTACTCAGAGGGGCAGAGAAGCTCAGTAAGTCTGTGGCCGAGAACATGGAGAACCGACGGCAGAGAGACTTCAACTCTGAGCTGCTACGGCTGCGTTCCCAGTGGAAACTCCGCAAAGTGGGAGACAAGATCCTGGGAGATCTCAGCTACCGCAGCGCAG GATCCCTGTTTCCACACCACGGCACGTTTGAGGtcatcaaaaacacagacattgACCTGGACAAGAAGGTTCCTGAGGACTACTGCCCTCTGAACGTACAGATCCCCAGTGACCTGGAGGGATCCGCCTACATCAAG GTGTCCATCCAGAAACAAGCTCCCGACATCGGGGACCTGGGAACCATCAGCCTGTTCCGAAGGCAGCCCAAAAGCAAAGCAG GAGCCCAGCCGTGGCACGTGAAGCTGGAGGCGGCTCAGAACGTGCTGCTATGCAAGGAGATCTTTGCTCAACTCTCCAGAGAGGCCGTGCAGATCAAGTCTCAGATCCCTCACATCGTCGTCAAGAACCAGATCATCTCCCAGCCCTTCCCAG GACTGCAGCTTTCCATCTCCCTGTGCCACTCGTCTGGGGAGAAGAAGAGCCAGAGAGCAGCTCCAGAGAAACCCAAGGCTGATGACCACCTGTACGTCCTAGAGCACAACCTGCACCAGATGAtcagagag tTCCATAAGCAGCAGCTGAGCTCGGTGCTCATGCCCCACCCGGCCACAGCTCCATTTGGACACAAGCGTCTGCGGCTGGCAGGTCCTCAGGCCTACACCAAAGCTCAGATCTCCTCTGTGCAGCAGGGCCAGGGGCTACTCGAGAAGATCATCAAGCAGGCCAAGCACATCTTCCTCCGCAGCAG GACTGCGCGGACCATCGACAGCCTGGCCAGCCGAATAGAAGACCCTCAGATCCAGGCGCACTGGTCCAACATAAACGATGTGTATGAGTCCAGTGTCAAAGTCCTCATCACATCCCAGGGCTACGAGCAGATCTGCAA GTCCATTCAGCTGCAGCTGAACATTGGGGTGGAGCAGATCCGGGTGGTGCACAGAGACGGCCGCGTGGTCACCCTGTCCCACCAGGAGCAGGAGCTGCAGGACTTCCTCCTGTCCCAG ATGTCCCAGCACCAGGTCCACGCTGTGCAGCAGCTGGCCAAAGTCATGGGCTGGCACGTGCTCAGCTTCAGTAACCACGTGGGGCTCGGGTCCATCGAGAGTGTGGGCAACGCCTCTGCTGTCACTGTGGCCTCCCCCAATGGGGACTACGCTATCTCAG TGCGCAATGGCCCAGAGAGTGGCTGTAAGGTGCTGGTCCAATTCCCCAGAAACCAGAGCAAAGAGCTGCAGAAGGGTGACGTGGTCCTGGACTCCAAGTGGAGCCACCTGAGAGGGCCCTACAGAGAGGTGCATTGGAGCAAGATGGAGGGCAGGAACTTTGTGTACAAGATGGAACTGCTGATGGCtgcactcacacctgctcccTGA